From Candidatus Nitricoxidivorans perseverans, the proteins below share one genomic window:
- the gshA gene encoding glutamate--cysteine ligase, translating to MVPRLTTALTGPLLDLERRFLEHETAIEHWLRGEWIEHAPPFYASVDLRNAGFKLAPVDTNLFPGGFNNLNPAFLPLCVQAAHAAVEKVCPEAKNLLLVPENHTRNRFYLQNVASLAMILRHTGLNVRIGSLLPEIDRPTALALPDGQTLTLEPMRRLGAGGHRLGLDGFDPCAILLNNDLSAGVPDMLQGLSGQFVIPPLSAGWHVRRKSRHFTAYREVARAFAGHIDIDPWLIDPEFEVCGKINFQERTGEECLAAQVDVLLYRIRAKYREYGIEAEPFVIVKADAGTYGMGIMTVKDAAEVKDLNRRQRNKMAVGKEGVQVHEVMIQEGVPTVETVDAGTAEPVIYMIDRHVVGGFYRVNTQRGIDQNLNAPGMRFEPLAFECGCSLPDCDLGPDAPPNRFYAYGVVARLALLAAATELEHGTTAAT from the coding sequence ATGGTTCCCCGCCTCACCACCGCCCTCACCGGCCCGCTGCTCGACCTCGAGCGCCGCTTCCTTGAACACGAGACCGCCATCGAGCACTGGCTGCGCGGCGAATGGATCGAGCACGCGCCGCCCTTCTACGCTTCCGTCGACCTGCGCAACGCCGGCTTCAAGCTTGCGCCCGTCGACACCAACCTGTTCCCCGGCGGCTTCAACAACCTGAACCCGGCCTTCCTGCCCCTGTGCGTGCAGGCCGCCCATGCGGCCGTCGAGAAGGTCTGCCCGGAAGCCAAAAACCTGCTGCTGGTGCCCGAGAACCACACCCGCAACCGGTTCTACCTCCAAAACGTCGCATCGCTGGCGATGATCCTGCGGCACACGGGCCTCAACGTGCGCATCGGCTCCCTTCTGCCCGAGATCGACCGGCCGACGGCGCTGGCCCTGCCCGACGGGCAGACGCTGACGCTGGAACCCATGAGGCGCCTCGGCGCCGGCGGACATCGGCTCGGGCTGGACGGCTTCGACCCCTGCGCCATCCTGCTCAACAACGACCTTTCGGCCGGCGTGCCGGACATGCTCCAGGGGCTCTCCGGGCAGTTCGTCATCCCGCCGCTTTCCGCCGGATGGCACGTGCGGCGCAAGTCTCGGCACTTCACGGCCTACCGCGAGGTGGCCCGCGCCTTCGCCGGCCATATCGACATCGACCCCTGGCTCATCGACCCGGAATTCGAGGTCTGCGGCAAAATCAACTTCCAGGAGCGGACGGGCGAGGAATGCCTGGCCGCGCAGGTCGACGTGCTGCTCTACCGCATCCGCGCCAAGTACCGCGAATACGGCATCGAAGCCGAGCCCTTCGTCATCGTCAAGGCCGACGCCGGCACCTATGGCATGGGCATCATGACCGTGAAGGACGCCGCCGAGGTGAAGGACCTCAACCGCCGCCAGCGCAACAAGATGGCCGTCGGCAAGGAAGGCGTCCAGGTCCACGAGGTGATGATCCAGGAAGGCGTGCCGACGGTGGAAACCGTCGACGCGGGCACCGCCGAGCCGGTCATCTACATGATCGACCGCCATGTCGTCGGCGGCTTCTACCGCGTCAACACGCAACGGGGCATCGACCAGAATCTCAACGCGCCGGGCATGCGCTTCGAGCCGCTCGCCTTCGAATGCGGCTGCTCCCTGCCCGACTGCGATCTCGGCCCCGACGCCCCGCCCAACCGCTTCTACGCCTATGGCGTCGTCGCCCGCCTGGCGCTGCTGGCGGCGGCGACGGAACTGGAGCACGGCACAACGGCAGCGACATGA
- a CDS encoding FAD:protein FMN transferase, protein MRAILAVLLALTFAGCARNPLYSQESYVFGTRVEVLVWGEPGDSARGAVAEVLREFDRLHRTYHAWQPSELTALNEAIAAGRPHEVSAELAGLVRDAQRMAAAGDRLFDPGIGRLIALWGFHSDEFKPRLPDPARLSALVNSHPSIADLAVDGAKISSRNTAVALDFGGYLKGVALDNAAAILKARGVRNALINIGGNVMALGSKGGTPWRVGIQHPRSPDPIATLELFDGEAVGTSGDYQRYFELDGRRYSHLLDPRTGRPASASQAVTILVAPRRDDAGAGMWSDAGTKPLFVAGDDWRPLAERMNLPHVLRIDAEGRVEATPAFRKRLKFGTNG, encoded by the coding sequence ATGAGGGCGATCCTCGCCGTTCTGCTGGCGCTGACTTTCGCCGGCTGCGCGCGCAACCCGCTTTACTCGCAGGAGTCCTATGTCTTCGGCACCCGCGTCGAGGTGCTGGTCTGGGGCGAACCGGGGGATTCGGCCCGCGGCGCCGTGGCCGAGGTTCTGCGCGAATTCGACCGCCTGCACCGGACCTACCACGCGTGGCAACCCTCGGAACTGACGGCGCTCAACGAGGCCATCGCCGCCGGGCGGCCGCACGAGGTTTCCGCCGAACTGGCCGGGCTCGTCCGCGACGCGCAGCGCATGGCCGCGGCGGGCGACCGCCTGTTCGATCCCGGCATCGGGCGGCTCATCGCCCTCTGGGGCTTCCACTCCGACGAGTTCAAGCCGCGGCTGCCCGATCCGGCGCGGCTTTCCGCGCTGGTGAATTCGCATCCCTCGATCGCCGATCTCGCCGTCGACGGCGCGAAAATCAGCAGCCGCAACACGGCGGTCGCGCTCGATTTCGGCGGCTACCTCAAGGGCGTCGCGCTGGATAACGCCGCGGCGATCCTGAAGGCCCGAGGCGTTCGCAACGCGCTCATCAACATCGGCGGCAACGTCATGGCGCTGGGCTCGAAGGGCGGCACGCCCTGGCGCGTGGGCATCCAGCATCCGCGTTCGCCCGATCCGATCGCCACGCTGGAGCTCTTCGACGGCGAGGCCGTCGGCACCTCGGGCGATTACCAGCGCTATTTCGAACTCGACGGCCGCCGCTACAGCCACCTGCTCGACCCGCGCACCGGCCGGCCGGCCTCGGCCAGCCAAGCGGTGACGATCCTGGTGGCGCCCCGCCGCGATGACGCCGGCGCCGGCATGTGGTCGGACGCCGGAACCAAGCCCCTCTTCGTCGCCGGCGACGACTGGCGGCCGCTGGCCGAGCGCATGAACCTTCCGCATGTGCTGAGGATCGATGCCGAAGGCCGCGTCGAGGCGACGCCGGCTTTCCGCAAGCGCCTGAAATTCGGGACGAACGGTTAA
- a CDS encoding PTS fructose transporter subunit IIA, which produces MIGLFLITHGTLGESLVQCASHVLGECPLQLAQLGVAPQDDPIDVLPMAELLLLSVDSGEGALVLTDLYGATPANIVMKLLKPGRVEGVAGVSLPMLLRAITYRDRDMTTLVAKAVAGGRDGVLAMNP; this is translated from the coding sequence ATGATCGGACTCTTCCTCATCACCCACGGCACCCTGGGCGAATCGCTGGTCCAGTGCGCCAGTCACGTGCTGGGCGAGTGTCCGTTGCAGCTCGCGCAGCTGGGCGTGGCCCCGCAGGACGACCCGATCGACGTCCTGCCGATGGCGGAGCTGCTCCTGCTTTCGGTCGACTCCGGCGAGGGCGCGCTCGTGCTGACCGACCTTTACGGGGCCACGCCCGCCAACATCGTCATGAAACTCCTGAAGCCCGGCCGCGTCGAAGGCGTTGCCGGCGTCAGCCTGCCCATGCTGCTGCGGGCGATCACCTACCGCGACCGGGACATGACCACCCTCGTCGCCAAGGCCGTCGCCGGCGGTCGCGACGGGGTGCTGGCCATGAATCCGTGA
- a CDS encoding HPr family phosphocarrier protein — protein sequence MPKATAEIVNKLGLHARASARLTRLAGDFPCEVWMERNGRRINAKSIMGVMMLAAGKGATVVVDTEGERAEEALAAILALIANRFGEEE from the coding sequence ATGCCGAAAGCAACCGCCGAAATCGTCAACAAACTGGGCCTGCATGCCCGCGCCTCCGCCCGGCTCACCCGCCTGGCCGGGGATTTCCCCTGCGAGGTCTGGATGGAGCGCAATGGCCGGCGCATCAACGCCAAGAGCATCATGGGTGTCATGATGCTGGCCGCCGGCAAGGGGGCGACCGTGGTGGTGGACACCGAGGGCGAGCGGGCCGAGGAGGCGCTGGCCGCGATCCTCGCCCTGATCGCCAACCGCTTCGGAGAAGAAGAGTGA
- the ptsP gene encoding phosphoenolpyruvate--protein phosphotransferase, whose amino-acid sequence MTFSLHGLAVSHGIAIGRAHLVSHATLEVAHYQVREKDVPDEIARFDAAVETVRTEMENLHEDMSTPGAPQELSALVGIHAMILADPLLSELPRELIRSRRCNAEWALVQQMEQLVEQFEEIEDSYLRERKHDVVQVVERVLKALMGKTRKLRRGKEKDDWDLIIVAHDLSPADTIQFKTLRIGGFVTDLGGATSHTAIVARSLAIPAVVGLHHARPLVREDDLLIVDGTRGVLIVDPDERILDEYRLRKSELSLERSKLKRLKTARAVTLDGEDISLQANIELPQDIAQVRDVGAAGIGLFRTEYLFMNREDLPDEAEQFEAYRAVAKALAGKPVTIRTLDIGADKTARALHGAERQMPNPALGLRAIRYCLTEPQIFLTQLRAILRASHYGKIRILVPMLAHAVEIDQTLGLIEQAKAQLRETRHRFDEDVEIGGMIEIPAAALALGPFVRRLKFLSIGTNDLIQYTLAIDRTDEAVAHLYDPLHPAVLRLIAQTIATGLRMDVPVAVCGEMAGDPAMTRLLIGMGLRQFSMHPSQLLEVKQQVIMADADQLGLKVGRILRLDEPERIREQVERLNA is encoded by the coding sequence GTGACGTTTTCCCTGCATGGACTGGCGGTTTCACACGGCATCGCCATCGGGCGGGCGCACCTGGTTTCGCACGCCACGCTGGAGGTGGCCCACTACCAGGTGCGCGAAAAGGACGTGCCGGACGAGATCGCACGCTTCGACGCCGCCGTCGAAACCGTGCGCACGGAGATGGAAAACCTGCACGAGGACATGTCGACTCCCGGCGCGCCGCAGGAACTGTCCGCCCTCGTAGGCATCCACGCCATGATCCTCGCCGACCCGCTGCTCTCCGAGCTGCCCAGGGAGCTGATCCGCAGCCGGCGCTGCAACGCCGAATGGGCGCTGGTTCAGCAGATGGAACAACTCGTCGAACAGTTCGAGGAGATCGAGGACAGCTACCTGCGCGAGCGCAAGCACGACGTCGTGCAGGTGGTCGAGCGCGTGCTCAAGGCCCTGATGGGCAAGACGCGCAAGCTTCGGCGCGGCAAGGAGAAGGACGACTGGGATCTGATCATCGTCGCCCACGACCTCTCCCCGGCCGACACCATCCAGTTCAAGACCCTCAGGATCGGCGGCTTCGTCACCGACCTCGGCGGCGCCACGTCGCACACGGCCATCGTCGCGCGCAGCCTCGCGATCCCGGCCGTCGTCGGCCTGCACCACGCGCGGCCGCTGGTGCGCGAGGACGACCTGCTGATCGTCGACGGCACCCGTGGCGTATTGATCGTCGACCCCGACGAGCGCATCCTCGACGAATACCGGCTGAGGAAGAGCGAGCTCTCGCTCGAGCGCTCCAAGCTCAAGCGCCTGAAGACCGCCCGCGCCGTGACGCTGGACGGCGAGGACATTTCCCTCCAGGCCAACATCGAGCTCCCCCAGGACATCGCCCAGGTTCGGGATGTGGGCGCCGCCGGCATCGGCCTGTTCCGCACCGAATACCTGTTCATGAACCGGGAAGATCTGCCCGACGAGGCCGAGCAGTTCGAGGCCTATCGCGCCGTGGCGAAGGCCCTGGCCGGCAAACCCGTCACCATCCGCACCCTCGACATCGGCGCCGACAAGACGGCGCGCGCGCTGCACGGCGCGGAACGGCAGATGCCGAACCCGGCCCTCGGCCTGCGCGCCATCCGCTACTGCCTGACCGAGCCGCAGATATTCCTGACGCAGCTTCGCGCCATCCTGCGCGCCTCGCACTACGGAAAGATACGCATCCTGGTGCCCATGCTGGCCCACGCCGTCGAGATCGATCAGACCTTGGGCCTGATCGAGCAGGCCAAGGCGCAATTGCGCGAAACCCGGCACAGGTTCGACGAGGACGTCGAGATCGGCGGCATGATCGAAATCCCCGCCGCCGCCCTGGCCCTGGGACCGTTCGTCAGGCGTCTGAAATTCCTCTCCATCGGCACCAACGACCTGATCCAGTACACCCTGGCCATCGATCGCACCGACGAGGCCGTGGCCCACCTCTACGATCCGCTGCACCCCGCCGTGCTGCGACTCATCGCGCAGACCATCGCCACCGGCCTGCGCATGGACGTTCCCGTCGCCGTCTGCGGCGAGATGGCCGGCGATCCGGCGATGACGCGGCTCCTGATCGGCATGGGCCTGCGCCAGTTTTCGATGCATCCCTCCCAGCTGCTGGAGGTCAAGCAGCAAGTGATCATGGCCGATGCCGACCAGCTCGGCCTCAAGGTCGGCCGCATCCTTCGCCTTGACGAACCGGAGCGCATCCGCGAACAGGTCGAACGCCTCAACGCATGA
- a CDS encoding radical SAM protein: MERTEDPITGGRVELQLLTTLKCNLKCTYCSLGVGEVLGSQTELKYDIGQLAAFVERHLRGKEVYVTFYGGEPTLNTDMMFAVMERFPEFRYQLQTNGTLLDNLPDWVLGRLSNILVSIDGGEEITDGYRGRGIWRQVIRNIGQVREKLGGTLTARVTWGNPDTTFEEMDELAGTFDYLYWQFVADEMYAGDSVEKRKKVLIRLIDRFFARDDVLYPLIPLMGIVRNKVLPTRATELYAGLTQCRVSTHLINVMPDGKIFPCPDMMYAPEMQMGEIQGNWLKKSPLQPTPAMPCESCSAFPWCRRNCMKNLWLGYVKNDLRYRGNVVEPICELLKFIGREIDRRDPHAWFARLPPPARRQLVDAEVYEYVEIMP, encoded by the coding sequence ATGGAAAGAACGGAAGACCCCATCACCGGCGGCCGCGTGGAGCTTCAGCTGCTCACGACGCTCAAGTGCAACCTCAAATGCACCTACTGCTCGCTCGGCGTCGGCGAAGTGCTCGGCTCGCAGACCGAGCTCAAGTACGACATCGGTCAGCTCGCCGCCTTCGTCGAAAGGCACCTCCGGGGCAAAGAGGTCTACGTCACCTTCTACGGCGGCGAGCCGACGCTCAACACCGACATGATGTTCGCCGTCATGGAGCGGTTCCCGGAGTTCCGCTACCAGCTCCAGACCAACGGCACCCTGCTCGACAACCTGCCCGACTGGGTGCTGGGCCGGCTCTCCAACATCCTCGTCTCCATCGACGGCGGCGAGGAGATCACCGACGGCTACCGCGGGCGCGGCATCTGGCGACAGGTGATCCGCAACATCGGCCAGGTGCGCGAGAAGCTCGGCGGCACCCTCACCGCCCGCGTCACCTGGGGCAACCCCGACACCACCTTCGAGGAGATGGACGAACTCGCCGGCACCTTCGACTACCTCTACTGGCAGTTCGTCGCCGACGAGATGTACGCCGGCGATTCCGTGGAAAAGCGCAAGAAGGTGCTCATTCGGCTCATCGACAGGTTCTTCGCGCGCGACGACGTCCTGTATCCGCTGATCCCGCTCATGGGCATCGTCCGCAACAAGGTGCTGCCGACGCGCGCCACCGAACTTTACGCCGGCCTCACCCAGTGCCGCGTCTCCACCCACCTCATCAACGTCATGCCCGACGGCAAGATATTCCCCTGCCCCGACATGATGTACGCCCCAGAGATGCAGATGGGCGAGATCCAGGGCAACTGGCTGAAGAAGAGCCCGCTGCAACCGACGCCGGCCATGCCCTGCGAGTCGTGCTCCGCCTTCCCCTGGTGTCGGCGCAACTGCATGAAGAACCTCTGGCTCGGCTACGTGAAGAACGACCTGCGCTACCGCGGCAACGTCGTCGAGCCCATCTGCGAGCTCCTGAAGTTCATCGGCCGCGAGATCGACCGCCGCGACCCGCACGCCTGGTTCGCCCGCCTGCCTCCGCCCGCCAGACGGCAGCTCGTCGATGCCGAAGTCTACGAGTACGTCGAGATCATGCCCTGA
- a CDS encoding site-specific DNA-methyltransferase translates to MEQTARVLDLFDMGNAALDFQLAENTANRCELLVGDARQLLMQMREGHFDCIVTSPPYWGLRDYGVPGQIGAETTVDEYIADLVRLFREARRTLANDGTLWLNIGDSYTSGGRTWRDADAKNKGRAMEYRAPTPDGLKPKDLIGVPWKLAFALQADGWYLRTDIVWNKPNCQPESVKDRPTRAHEYVFLFSKSEKYYYDWQAITEPTADPKQKSKNRRTVWNINTEPYPGSHFAVYPRALVRLCVEAGSRENGRVLDPFFGSGTTGVVCNELGRECVGIELNAEYAELARERLLRGR, encoded by the coding sequence ATGGAACAAACCGCCAGAGTTCTCGATTTGTTTGACATGGGCAACGCGGCGTTAGACTTTCAACTGGCTGAAAATACAGCCAATCGTTGCGAGTTGCTCGTCGGCGATGCTCGCCAGCTTCTGATGCAAATGCGAGAAGGGCACTTCGACTGCATAGTAACGTCTCCGCCATACTGGGGGCTGCGGGATTACGGCGTCCCCGGCCAAATCGGAGCAGAAACCACCGTCGACGAATACATTGCGGACTTAGTACGTTTGTTCCGCGAGGCGCGGCGCACCCTTGCCAACGATGGCACCCTTTGGCTGAACATCGGCGATAGCTACACTTCTGGCGGACGTACTTGGCGTGATGCGGATGCTAAGAATAAGGGGCGTGCGATGGAGTATCGCGCTCCAACACCTGATGGACTCAAGCCAAAGGACTTGATCGGCGTCCCTTGGAAACTGGCCTTTGCTCTCCAGGCGGACGGCTGGTATCTGCGCACAGATATCGTTTGGAACAAACCGAACTGCCAGCCTGAAAGCGTCAAGGACCGCCCGACCCGCGCTCACGAATATGTGTTCCTGTTTTCCAAGTCGGAGAAGTACTACTACGACTGGCAGGCGATCACGGAGCCAACGGCGGACCCAAAACAGAAGTCTAAGAATCGGCGCACGGTCTGGAACATCAATACCGAGCCTTACCCCGGTAGTCATTTCGCCGTCTATCCGAGGGCACTTGTCAGGCTCTGCGTTGAGGCAGGCTCCCGCGAGAATGGCCGGGTCCTAGACCCATTCTTCGGGTCTGGGACAACCGGCGTAGTCTGCAATGAGCTAGGCCGGGAATGCGTCGGAATCGAGCTCAACGCGGAGTATGCCGAACTAGCACGAGAGCGCTTGTTACGCGGGCGTTGA
- a CDS encoding helix-turn-helix domain-containing protein — MVRKSSDSLRAVLAENIKAFRREKGFSQEELAELCGLHRTYIGSVERQERNVTLSTLEVLASTLGVTVSELLTKPESPSNGEQMGKLE; from the coding sequence ATGGTCAGAAAATCAAGCGACTCTCTACGCGCCGTACTCGCTGAGAACATCAAGGCTTTTCGTCGAGAAAAAGGTTTCTCTCAAGAGGAACTGGCCGAACTATGCGGATTGCACCGCACATACATTGGTTCGGTTGAGCGCCAAGAACGGAATGTCACGCTCAGCACGCTTGAGGTCTTGGCCTCAACTCTTGGTGTGACCGTTTCCGAGTTGCTTACCAAGCCGGAAAGCCCATCGAATGGCGAACAGATGGGAAAACTTGAGTGA
- a CDS encoding Txe/YoeB family addiction module toxin yields the protein MVSWEVVYAKQAMKDAKKLAASGLKPKAQELLAVLANDPFQNPPPFEKLVGDLAGAYSRRINIQHRIVYEVFTKEKTVRVLRMWTHYE from the coding sequence GTGGTAAGTTGGGAAGTTGTTTATGCCAAGCAAGCAATGAAAGATGCAAAGAAGCTTGCTGCAAGCGGCCTTAAACCAAAAGCGCAAGAACTGCTCGCGGTTCTTGCCAACGACCCATTTCAAAATCCACCTCCCTTTGAAAAATTGGTCGGTGATCTTGCCGGTGCATACTCTCGCCGCATCAATATTCAGCACCGTATCGTGTACGAAGTTTTTACCAAAGAGAAAACGGTTCGCGTCCTGCGTATGTGGACGCACTATGAATGA
- a CDS encoding type II toxin-antitoxin system Phd/YefM family antitoxin, with protein sequence MNTLTASEARANLYRLIDQTVESHEPIIISGKRSSAVLLSAEDWSAIQETLYLLAVPGMRESIKAGMAEPLAKSSKELKW encoded by the coding sequence ATGAACACACTTACCGCCAGCGAAGCCCGTGCAAATCTGTACCGACTCATTGATCAAACAGTAGAGTCTCATGAGCCAATCATCATTTCCGGAAAACGCAGCAGCGCCGTGCTTCTCTCTGCGGAAGATTGGAGCGCAATTCAAGAAACCTTGTACTTACTGGCCGTACCTGGCATGCGCGAGTCCATCAAGGCTGGTATGGCCGAACCCCTTGCAAAAAGCTCGAAGGAACTTAAGTGGTAA
- a CDS encoding DUF1801 domain-containing protein: protein MPTDRISKLLDDIRHLDPERFELVQALRKIILGLDSSITEEVKYGGILFSAKKPFCGIFSYAKHVSLEFGAGASLPDKFKVLEGEGKLRRHIKLSSAQDIAEKHVGEYLLLALKASSAP from the coding sequence ATGCCCACCGACCGCATCTCAAAACTACTTGATGACATACGCCATCTCGATCCTGAGCGCTTCGAGCTTGTGCAAGCCCTGAGGAAAATCATCCTTGGTTTGGATTCTTCCATCACCGAGGAAGTGAAGTACGGCGGCATTTTGTTCTCCGCCAAGAAACCCTTTTGCGGCATCTTCTCTTACGCAAAGCACGTTTCATTGGAGTTTGGTGCTGGCGCGTCTCTCCCGGACAAATTCAAAGTGCTTGAGGGCGAAGGCAAGTTACGCCGCCACATCAAGCTTTCGTCTGCACAGGACATCGCGGAAAAGCATGTCGGTGAATATCTTCTTTTGGCGCTCAAGGCGTCCTCTGCGCCGTGA
- a CDS encoding PDZ domain-containing protein encodes MKASILFLSLLLAACANPYSQFYRGIPDARVRPGYIATTEEVKIYSTSDFGRDRKALMQKGYMPVGDSSFNAGANTVTEAQLREQASKIGAHLVLVSSKFTHAVSGAIPLTLPDTTTSYSSGSATAYGSGGSVTAYGSSTTTTYGTQTTYIPYTVNRSDFNAIYFVKVKPKIGFIAEPLNDETKRMLQSNSGVRVDIVVEGSPAFEANVLPGDVLVSFGGESVRSIEHYQELLKALSGETVEVVLNRDGRPLKLILQVNKR; translated from the coding sequence ATGAAAGCCTCTATATTATTTCTATCACTACTGCTTGCCGCCTGCGCCAATCCATACTCACAGTTCTACAGAGGGATACCCGATGCTCGGGTACGGCCTGGTTACATAGCAACTACCGAAGAAGTGAAGATATACAGCACTAGCGATTTCGGGCGGGATAGAAAAGCCTTGATGCAGAAGGGGTACATGCCAGTCGGGGATTCCTCTTTCAATGCTGGTGCAAATACCGTGACGGAAGCGCAATTGCGCGAACAGGCATCAAAGATTGGGGCGCATTTGGTTCTTGTTTCATCCAAATTCACTCACGCGGTCTCAGGCGCGATTCCACTAACGCTTCCAGATACCACTACATCGTATTCATCCGGCTCCGCTACCGCCTATGGAAGTGGAGGTAGTGTTACCGCTTATGGAAGCAGCACAACAACAACTTACGGTACTCAGACCACATATATTCCGTACACCGTCAATCGCTCAGACTTCAACGCGATCTACTTTGTGAAAGTAAAACCAAAAATTGGATTTATCGCAGAACCATTGAACGATGAAACCAAGAGAATGCTCCAAAGCAATTCCGGTGTTCGAGTTGATATTGTTGTAGAAGGTAGTCCTGCCTTTGAAGCCAATGTACTGCCAGGAGATGTTCTTGTTTCCTTTGGCGGCGAATCAGTGCGATCTATTGAACATTACCAAGAGCTACTTAAAGCACTGTCAGGTGAAACCGTAGAAGTTGTTCTGAATCGTGATGGTCGGCCGTTGAAGTTGATACTCCAAGTAAACAAACGGTAG
- the rsmB gene encoding 16S rRNA (cytosine(967)-C(5))-methyltransferase RsmB codes for MTRLPSDSLAFALLAASRAVAAVIGGRTPESALARVELAARPAAMDLAYTTLRDFGRGDFLLGRLVERPPGSPEVRALLLVALARLERRPEDAHTIVDQAVRAAGRLEGGRYRGFANAVLRNFLRRRDALLAAADADDVANLRHPRWWLDRLRAQYPADWRGIALAGNMRPPMALRVNPRRADIEGCLAELAAAGIAARALDGAAILLERPIPVDRLPGFAEGRVSVQDQGAQRAAALLDAKDGMRVLDACAAPGGKTAHILERADAELLALEADADRAGRIHENLARLGLSAQVRVADCRNLAAWWDGRPFDRILADAPCSASGVARRHPDIKWLRRPGDIAGFARVQAEILDALWQTLAPGGRMLYATCSLFAGENGDRIAGFMARHADAGRAPTGGENNEWQLTPDAEHDGFYYALLEKRP; via the coding sequence GTGACGCGGCTTCCCTCCGATTCCCTCGCCTTCGCGCTGCTCGCGGCTTCGCGCGCGGTGGCGGCGGTGATCGGCGGGCGCACGCCGGAGTCGGCGCTCGCGCGCGTCGAGCTCGCCGCGCGGCCCGCGGCGATGGACCTCGCCTACACCACGCTGCGCGACTTCGGGCGCGGCGACTTCCTGCTCGGCCGGCTGGTCGAGCGGCCGCCTGGGTCGCCGGAGGTCCGCGCGCTGCTGCTGGTCGCGCTCGCGCGGCTGGAGCGCCGCCCGGAGGATGCCCACACCATCGTCGATCAGGCGGTGCGCGCGGCGGGCCGGCTCGAGGGCGGCCGCTACCGGGGCTTCGCCAATGCGGTGCTGCGAAACTTCCTGCGCCGGCGCGACGCTCTGCTGGCGGCGGCGGATGCCGACGATGTGGCGAACCTGCGCCATCCGCGATGGTGGCTCGACCGGCTGCGCGCGCAATACCCGGCGGACTGGCGCGGGATCGCCCTGGCCGGCAACATGCGCCCGCCGATGGCGCTCCGCGTGAACCCGCGCCGCGCGGACATCGAGGGCTGCCTCGCCGAACTCGCCGCGGCGGGCATCGCGGCGCGCGCGCTCGATGGCGCCGCGATCCTGCTGGAGAGGCCCATTCCGGTCGACCGGCTGCCGGGCTTCGCGGAAGGCCGCGTGTCGGTGCAGGACCAGGGCGCGCAGCGCGCGGCGGCGCTGCTCGACGCGAAGGACGGCATGCGCGTGCTGGATGCCTGCGCCGCGCCGGGCGGCAAGACGGCGCACATCCTGGAGCGTGCGGACGCGGAACTGCTTGCGCTGGAGGCGGATGCGGACCGGGCCGGGCGTATCCACGAAAACCTCGCGCGACTGGGCCTTTCGGCGCAGGTGAGGGTGGCCGACTGCCGGAATCTGGCCGCGTGGTGGGACGGCCGGCCGTTCGATCGGATACTGGCCGACGCGCCCTGTTCCGCCTCCGGGGTGGCGCGCCGGCACCCGGACATCAAGTGGTTGCGCCGTCCGGGGGACATCGCCGGCTTCGCCCGCGTCCAGGCCGAAATTCTCGACGCCCTGTGGCAGACCCTGGCACCGGGTGGCAGAATGCTGTATGCAACCTGTTCGCTGTTTGCCGGGGAAAACGGAGATCGGATCGCCGGTTTCATGGCGCGTCACGCGGATGCCGGGCGTGCGCCGACAGGGGGAGAGAACAACGAGTGGCAGCTGACGCCCGACGCCGAACATGACGGTTTTTATTACGCGCTGCTGGAGAAGCGCCCTTAG